From one Enterobacter kobei genomic stretch:
- a CDS encoding DNA adenine methylase has translation MTFRYIGSKSRLVDKIASHIGPPRKGAFFVDAFCGTGAVAEAAAEHGWNVRINDSLHSAVISAGARLISHDQVTFKKLGGYSGAVSKLNAVKPLHDFMWRTYSPASIDTCGIERRYFTEENAAKIDAMRCLIVEWKGAGYIDEIEERLLIADLFSALNRVANIAGTFGCFLSKWTSQSQNKIAMRCRDLKETGVCVEASVGDVFDVPNVAHDLVYLDPPYTKRQYASYYHILETVALGDEPVVEGVAGLRPWKALASDFCYKSRALKTLSRLVHGLKAQRVLLSYSSEGHICMQDMKAELSKIGSSTMYPLGAIGRYRPNKAASSSASDVNEFLVVVKRSMAQLPQAQSKTVKAIKPVLVRSYA, from the coding sequence ATGACTTTTCGCTATATTGGCTCCAAATCTAGACTCGTCGACAAGATAGCATCCCACATTGGGCCGCCTAGAAAGGGCGCGTTTTTTGTGGATGCTTTTTGTGGAACTGGAGCTGTAGCTGAGGCTGCTGCGGAGCATGGTTGGAATGTGCGGATTAATGATAGCTTGCACTCAGCTGTTATCTCTGCTGGGGCACGTCTTATCAGCCATGATCAGGTGACCTTCAAAAAACTTGGTGGGTACTCTGGTGCTGTTAGCAAGCTAAACGCAGTTAAGCCATTGCATGATTTTATGTGGCGCACTTATAGCCCCGCTTCGATCGATACGTGTGGAATTGAGCGTAGGTACTTCACCGAAGAAAATGCAGCTAAGATAGACGCTATGCGCTGCTTGATTGTTGAGTGGAAAGGTGCCGGATATATTGACGAAATTGAGGAGAGGCTATTGATTGCCGATCTCTTTAGTGCACTGAACCGCGTTGCCAACATTGCGGGCACTTTTGGCTGCTTCCTCTCCAAATGGACAAGCCAATCTCAAAACAAGATTGCCATGCGTTGCCGTGATCTCAAAGAAACTGGAGTGTGTGTTGAGGCTAGCGTGGGTGATGTGTTCGACGTTCCGAATGTTGCACACGACCTCGTGTATTTGGACCCCCCGTACACCAAGCGTCAATACGCGAGCTATTACCACATCCTTGAAACGGTGGCTCTTGGCGATGAGCCTGTGGTGGAGGGGGTTGCGGGACTTCGTCCATGGAAGGCCTTGGCTTCTGACTTTTGCTACAAGAGCCGTGCTCTCAAAACACTCTCGCGTCTGGTTCATGGCTTGAAGGCTCAAAGGGTACTGCTCTCGTACAGTAGTGAAGGGCACATCTGCATGCAGGACATGAAGGCTGAGCTTTCTAAGATCGGCTCGTCCACAATGTACCCTTTGGGCGCCATTGGTCGATACCGGCCAAACAAGGCAGCCAGTAGCTCGGCGTCCGATGTGAATGAGTTTTTGGTGGTCGTGAAACGGTCCATGGCACAGCTTCCCCAAGCCCAGTCAAAAACAGTTAAAGCTATCAAACCCGTTCTCGTGAGGAGCTATGCATGA
- a CDS encoding Eco57I restriction-modification methylase domain-containing protein, with protein sequence MSSPRPVESEYLAPAEAALTQAVGGETSFELRLQVLEAASARFGGFDLTAFHEAFGVKSKRAASDLLELAVPVASAIERSPIHPALALSVLAREVLHEQDRKSTGAYHTDFRLATRLAQLAAPKLTHKSKVIDPACGAGILLAALTHAVCGMDRAKTAHWLAHGVYAADLSGNSLRAALLALASFTDDVSTLKAMRARWYCGDSLMADRKVWTAMVPEGFDAVIGNPPWEKVKLSRHEFLKSSGTKRHYGAQIHGLDEDLFAQQRNEVANYSRRLLARYPDLGNGEPDLYIAFTDLFFELCKKQGVVVALIPGGLIRSQGTRAMRQKIFDASQSVSMSIIDNRARFFTIDTRFKFLAVALTKAGSEKSKREPITLMHERGTPTGLEITGTATIGRAALAGVRGDLSLPEVRNVSEWKLFSKIGEAGVSWEEPGYGWTPKFCREVDMTKERPKFLGRATPGALPLVEGRMVQAHRFGVKGHVSGTGRRALWEAYAIGDSRLAPQFWIRLSDMPSANQHRADVLRVGFCDIAGQTNERSLMASLIPAGVVCGNKVPTILFPEDPSEERLLVWVSIANSFAFDWMLRRVLTTTVNYFLLQSVPMPKLAKDGLPWKRLVSAARELRTLDSAGATRETYERMAQLRGEIDAEVAVAYGLDLKDMELVLQDFPLLDRGQVGLPGEAKSTITRDNVLAAMAKRTGSLSTVWSHRAMQARALGAIAYVPSEFALGGEEIEEGSKIHG encoded by the coding sequence ATGAGTTCTCCTCGGCCTGTTGAATCAGAGTACCTGGCCCCAGCAGAAGCGGCACTCACTCAGGCTGTGGGAGGGGAAACCAGCTTTGAGCTTCGGCTTCAAGTTTTGGAGGCAGCATCAGCGCGTTTTGGCGGGTTTGACCTAACGGCGTTTCATGAGGCTTTTGGAGTCAAGAGCAAGCGCGCAGCATCAGATCTTTTGGAGCTTGCGGTACCTGTAGCAAGTGCCATCGAGCGTTCACCTATTCACCCTGCTTTGGCACTGAGTGTCTTGGCGCGTGAGGTCTTGCATGAGCAGGATCGAAAAAGCACGGGCGCCTACCATACGGATTTTCGCCTGGCTACACGACTGGCGCAGCTCGCAGCCCCCAAGCTCACACACAAGAGCAAGGTGATTGATCCTGCCTGCGGTGCAGGAATTTTGCTAGCAGCGCTGACTCACGCAGTGTGTGGTATGGATAGAGCCAAGACGGCGCATTGGTTGGCTCACGGTGTGTATGCAGCGGATCTTTCTGGCAACTCTTTGCGTGCGGCACTGCTTGCGCTTGCTTCGTTCACTGATGATGTATCGACTCTTAAGGCTATGCGTGCCCGTTGGTACTGTGGCGATAGCTTGATGGCTGATCGCAAGGTTTGGACTGCCATGGTCCCTGAGGGGTTTGATGCGGTGATCGGCAATCCACCATGGGAAAAGGTCAAGCTCTCACGGCACGAATTCTTGAAGTCCTCAGGCACCAAGCGCCACTACGGGGCCCAAATTCATGGGCTTGATGAGGATCTGTTTGCCCAGCAGCGCAATGAGGTAGCGAACTACTCTCGTCGCCTGTTGGCTCGCTATCCCGATTTGGGTAATGGAGAGCCAGACCTATACATTGCTTTCACGGACCTCTTTTTTGAACTCTGCAAAAAGCAGGGTGTGGTGGTTGCACTAATTCCGGGTGGGCTCATTCGCTCGCAAGGTACCCGCGCCATGCGGCAGAAAATCTTTGATGCGAGCCAAAGCGTGTCCATGTCGATCATCGATAACCGTGCACGGTTCTTTACGATCGACACACGCTTTAAGTTCCTGGCCGTGGCTCTCACTAAGGCTGGCTCTGAAAAGAGCAAGCGTGAGCCCATCACTCTCATGCATGAGCGGGGCACCCCTACGGGATTGGAGATTACGGGAACTGCCACTATTGGGCGTGCAGCACTTGCGGGTGTTCGGGGCGATTTGAGCCTGCCCGAGGTTCGTAACGTGTCTGAGTGGAAGCTCTTCTCAAAGATCGGAGAAGCAGGTGTTTCGTGGGAAGAGCCTGGTTATGGCTGGACCCCGAAGTTTTGCCGTGAAGTTGATATGACCAAGGAGCGTCCTAAGTTCCTGGGGCGTGCCACGCCTGGCGCTTTGCCACTGGTGGAAGGTCGAATGGTGCAGGCGCATCGCTTTGGTGTAAAAGGCCACGTGTCAGGCACTGGTCGCCGTGCGTTGTGGGAGGCTTATGCCATCGGAGACTCACGCCTTGCCCCCCAGTTTTGGATTCGTCTCTCCGACATGCCCAGTGCTAACCAGCACCGTGCGGACGTGCTGCGTGTGGGCTTTTGCGACATTGCGGGTCAGACCAATGAGCGTTCGCTCATGGCCTCGTTAATTCCTGCTGGGGTGGTCTGTGGCAATAAGGTGCCCACGATCCTTTTCCCTGAAGACCCATCAGAAGAACGGCTGCTGGTGTGGGTGTCCATCGCTAACAGTTTTGCCTTTGACTGGATGCTTCGGCGTGTGCTCACTACGACGGTGAATTACTTCCTGCTGCAAAGCGTGCCCATGCCAAAACTCGCCAAAGATGGTTTGCCATGGAAGAGGCTGGTGAGTGCTGCACGCGAATTGCGCACACTTGACAGTGCGGGGGCTACTCGTGAAACCTACGAGCGCATGGCGCAGCTTCGTGGGGAGATTGATGCGGAAGTGGCCGTGGCCTATGGGCTCGATTTGAAGGACATGGAGTTAGTGCTCCAAGACTTCCCGCTTTTGGATCGGGGCCAAGTGGGCTTGCCAGGTGAGGCCAAGTCCACAATTACCCGAGATAATGTTTTGGCTGCAATGGCAAAACGCACAGGAAGTCTGTCTACAGTTTGGTCGCACCGTGCGATGCAGGCACGCGCGCTGGGGGCGATTGCTTATGTACCCTCTGAGTTCGCTCTGGGGGGCGAAGAAATAGAAGAAGGATCCAAAATTCATGGCTAA
- a CDS encoding AAA family ATPase has translation MVSENCKQVLKLLARSRNVLVSGAPGTGKSKLLAEVALAFETAFGLAPAGGPPQLNPMGGIPIPPAAGVVKDIPAPTKMDRKVFRTVFHQNSKYRDFLSGITPAVNKTAGDPDFTIVKGTLYRASEHAKGANGAALLIIDEINRGPAVQVFGGAIVAIESDKRLASDGAKLAETQFFEMLDPVSGDVIEYALPHDLYILAAMNQADASVEPLDVAFLRRWEPMRLEPDEAALRTFYGLGAKGVNALPDVPASVNDALEASVSAWIAVNAQIALGRGPEFQIGHGVLMSDVKPQTLGLNEALGTLCVGWAKVRAHVEEVFFGDTRGIAAALNALDGPAFNPFKLTETTFADDLRFRFEGPTNFAENNIYAALRAFANPRG, from the coding sequence ATGGTAAGTGAAAACTGCAAACAGGTGTTAAAGCTACTCGCACGTTCGCGCAACGTGCTGGTGTCTGGTGCACCTGGCACGGGCAAGTCCAAGCTCTTGGCCGAAGTTGCTTTGGCCTTTGAAACAGCCTTTGGTCTTGCTCCTGCAGGTGGCCCACCGCAGCTCAATCCCATGGGCGGCATCCCTATTCCCCCTGCTGCTGGGGTTGTTAAAGACATTCCTGCACCCACCAAGATGGACCGCAAAGTCTTTCGGACGGTCTTCCACCAAAACTCCAAGTACCGCGATTTCTTATCGGGCATCACGCCTGCGGTCAACAAGACAGCAGGAGACCCAGACTTCACCATCGTGAAGGGGACTCTGTACCGTGCCAGTGAGCATGCGAAGGGTGCCAATGGGGCTGCACTGTTGATCATTGATGAGATCAACCGAGGTCCTGCGGTGCAGGTGTTCGGTGGTGCCATTGTGGCCATTGAGTCCGATAAACGCTTGGCCTCTGATGGGGCCAAACTTGCTGAAACGCAGTTCTTTGAAATGCTCGATCCCGTCTCTGGTGATGTGATCGAATACGCACTGCCCCATGACCTCTATATCCTGGCTGCGATGAATCAGGCCGATGCGTCTGTGGAGCCCTTGGATGTCGCGTTCTTGCGTCGTTGGGAACCTATGCGCCTAGAGCCCGATGAGGCGGCTTTGCGGACGTTTTACGGTTTGGGTGCCAAGGGTGTCAATGCATTGCCTGATGTACCTGCCAGCGTGAACGATGCCTTGGAGGCTTCGGTGAGTGCCTGGATTGCTGTAAACGCGCAAATTGCTCTGGGCCGTGGTCCCGAGTTTCAGATCGGGCATGGTGTACTGATGTCGGATGTGAAGCCGCAAACATTGGGCCTTAATGAAGCTTTGGGCACGCTGTGTGTAGGGTGGGCGAAGGTGCGGGCACACGTGGAAGAGGTATTCTTCGGGGACACACGAGGAATTGCAGCGGCTCTTAATGCGCTGGATGGGCCAGCCTTTAATCCGTTCAAGCTCACCGAGACAACTTTTGCGGATGATTTACGCTTTCGTTTTGAAGGGCCCACGAATTTTGCTGAGAACAATATCTACGCAGCTCTCAGGGCATTTGCCAATCCGAGGGGGTAG